A region from the Pseudomonas promysalinigenes genome encodes:
- a CDS encoding PA3496 family putative envelope integrity protein — protein MARDFDGSYQPSAKARKQQEKDQRRMEFRRAIESYCDQRQLLRELTDYPDLQALTVWQGSSATSQKIVQQAR, from the coding sequence ATGGCTCGTGACTTCGACGGTTCCTACCAACCCAGCGCCAAGGCTCGCAAGCAGCAAGAGAAGGACCAGCGCCGCATGGAGTTCCGCCGCGCGATCGAAAGTTACTGCGACCAGCGCCAATTGTTGCGCGAACTAACTGATTACCCCGATCTGCAAGCGCTCACGGTGTGGCAGGGATCGTCGGCAACTTCCCAGAAAATCGTTCAACAAGCGCGCTGA
- the hexR gene encoding transcriptional regulator HexR, with the protein MNLLQHIAQSRHLLRKSELKVADHVLLDPAAVMHSSMADLAHSVGISEPTIVRFCRAIGCSGFQDLKLKLAQSLAAGASFGQFAIHEDDSVADYSLKIFDTTLHTLMEVREHLDPQALQQAVSAMAQAQRVEFYGFGASGAVAADAQHKFFRLLLSAAAYSDPHMQAMSAVTLKPGDVAVCISQSGRSKDLLITANLVRESGANLITLCPSATPLAELSTVNLAIDVHEDTEIYTPLTSRIAHLVVIDVLAMGVAMARGPSLVNHLKSVKRSLRSLRLSPKSIKATED; encoded by the coding sequence GTGAATCTGTTGCAACATATCGCCCAATCGCGCCACCTGCTGCGCAAATCGGAACTCAAAGTGGCCGACCACGTGCTGCTCGACCCGGCAGCCGTGATGCATAGCTCCATGGCCGACCTGGCGCACAGCGTGGGCATCAGCGAACCGACCATCGTGCGCTTCTGCCGGGCGATCGGCTGTTCCGGGTTTCAGGACCTTAAGCTCAAACTGGCGCAAAGCCTGGCGGCCGGTGCCAGTTTCGGTCAGTTCGCGATCCACGAAGACGACTCGGTCGCCGACTACAGCCTGAAGATTTTCGACACCACCCTGCACACCCTGATGGAAGTGCGCGAGCACCTCGATCCGCAGGCCCTGCAACAGGCCGTCAGTGCCATGGCTCAGGCGCAGCGGGTCGAATTCTACGGCTTTGGTGCATCCGGTGCGGTGGCCGCCGACGCCCAGCACAAATTCTTCCGCCTGCTGCTCAGCGCCGCGGCCTACTCTGACCCGCACATGCAGGCGATGTCGGCGGTGACATTGAAGCCTGGGGATGTTGCGGTGTGCATTTCCCAATCAGGGCGGTCGAAAGACTTGCTGATCACTGCCAACCTGGTGCGTGAGAGTGGAGCCAACCTGATTACCCTGTGCCCAAGTGCGACACCTCTGGCGGAATTGTCTACGGTCAACCTGGCGATCGATGTGCATGAAGACACCGAGATCTACACCCCACTCACTTCACGCATCGCGCACTTGGTGGTGATCGACGTATTAGCCATGGGTGTGGCCATGGCCCGTGGGCCGAGCCTGGTCAACCACCTCAAGAGCGTCAAGCGCAGCTTGCGCAGCCTGCGGTTGTCGCCCAAGTCGATCAAGGCTACCGAGGACTGA
- the zwf gene encoding glucose-6-phosphate dehydrogenase: MTIPCDILVFGGTGDLALHKLLPALYHLYREARLNNAVRIIALARRHLSRNEYLKLAERHCRAQIARNDFDEEVWRRFCARLDYFPMDATQSADFGRLARYLGEPGGLTRIFYLATAPNLFVPIANHLRVAGLADSEARIVLEKPIGHSQASATAINEAIGAVFDESQVFRIDHYLGKETVQNLMALRFANALLEPVWCNGRVDHVQISVCETLGVENRGGYYDRAGATRDMLQNHLLQLLCLVAMEPPAQFEAEAVRDEKVKILRALKPITGQDVQDKTVRGQYGAGYIGGQEVPAYYFEKDVDNDTDTETFVAVHAHIDNWRWAGVPFYLRTGKRMARRSSQIVIQFKPVPHELFSGGQVNQLLIQLQPEERISLRMMTKSPGKGMRLEPVDLDLNLAQVFGQTRRWDAYERLLLDILEGDSTLFMRRDEVEAAWAWIDPIIRGWEEHFQAPRHYAAGSNGPEQASSLMARHGRHWHG; encoded by the coding sequence TTGACTATTCCTTGCGACATTCTGGTGTTCGGCGGCACGGGTGACCTGGCCCTGCACAAACTGTTACCGGCGCTTTATCACCTGTATCGCGAAGCCCGTCTGAACAACGCCGTGCGCATCATCGCACTGGCCCGCCGCCACCTCAGCCGCAACGAATACCTCAAGCTTGCAGAGCGCCATTGCCGCGCGCAAATTGCTCGCAACGACTTCGACGAGGAAGTGTGGCGACGCTTTTGCGCACGGCTGGACTACTTCCCCATGGATGCCACGCAAAGCGCAGACTTCGGCCGGCTGGCCCGCTACCTCGGCGAGCCTGGTGGGCTGACCCGCATCTTCTACCTGGCGACTGCGCCCAATTTGTTCGTACCTATCGCCAACCACCTGCGTGTCGCAGGCCTGGCCGACAGCGAAGCGCGCATCGTGCTGGAGAAGCCAATCGGTCATTCACAGGCATCGGCTACCGCCATCAATGAGGCGATCGGTGCCGTATTCGATGAGTCGCAGGTATTTCGCATCGACCACTACCTGGGCAAGGAAACCGTGCAGAACCTAATGGCCCTGCGCTTTGCCAATGCCCTGCTGGAGCCGGTGTGGTGCAACGGCCGGGTCGACCATGTGCAGATCAGCGTCTGTGAAACCCTCGGCGTGGAGAACCGTGGCGGCTACTACGACCGCGCAGGCGCGACCCGCGACATGCTGCAGAATCATCTGCTACAGCTGCTGTGCCTTGTGGCCATGGAACCACCGGCGCAATTCGAGGCAGAAGCGGTACGCGACGAAAAAGTGAAAATACTCAGGGCACTCAAACCCATCACCGGCCAGGACGTACAAGACAAAACCGTGCGTGGCCAGTACGGTGCCGGTTACATCGGCGGTCAGGAAGTACCCGCGTACTACTTCGAAAAGGACGTCGACAACGACACAGATACCGAAACCTTCGTTGCGGTGCACGCGCATATCGACAACTGGCGCTGGGCCGGCGTGCCCTTCTACCTGCGCACTGGCAAGCGTATGGCACGGCGCTCTTCGCAAATCGTCATCCAGTTCAAACCGGTGCCTCACGAGTTGTTCAGCGGTGGCCAAGTCAACCAGCTACTGATCCAGTTGCAGCCAGAGGAACGCATCAGCTTGCGCATGATGACCAAAAGCCCCGGCAAGGGTATGCGCCTGGAGCCTGTGGACCTGGACCTGAACCTGGCACAGGTGTTCGGCCAGACCCGTCGCTGGGACGCCTACGAGCGCCTGCTGCTGGATATCCTGGAAGGCGATTCGACGCTGTTCATGCGACGCGACGAGGTAGAGGCCGCCTGGGCCTGGATCGACCCGATCATCAGAGGTTGGGAAGAACATTTCCAGGCGCCCCGCCACTACGCTGCCGGCAGCAACGGCCCGGAACAAGCCAGCAGCCTTATGGCCAGGCACGGCAGACACTGGCACGGCTAA
- a CDS encoding putative bifunctional diguanylate cyclase/phosphodiesterase — protein MARKVRRQFATQLSVERTRLLYQGSLLPTLFMLLNGLLCAWLLWTPGRYLMVAVCLAWLLALVALRVIQVAAFDSADPQRQAEPVWRRMFLVGSAFSGMTLACAAIALVPQHNFEQQAWAFGLLAMASLSASIAYAVSLPAFLSFALPCLLPPILFLFFFDAGQRGWGWFCLILLATLLVVAWQVNRLLDRSLLRRFQNQSLNQDLQRISAQKVLEEQQRLASTVFEACNEGVVILSADFVVLAVNQAYCQMTGYLRCESLASALFELPCHSDARRHSQAIEVALRQQGGWQGELVEARKHGQLYPQWLQLTAVRNSSGQLSQVVGFFTDLSARRAFEERLRYLAHYDELTGLANRSLFRLRLLDAARRVRSNGRSLALLHIDLDRFKLLNESLGHELADQLIQKVARRIVSTLPEADTVARLSGDEFAVLFDGYSNLSSLVRVTTRLLNKLRKPQRLDGHEVVISASVGISVLADATLDAEAMIGQADMAKQHAKHLGGDNFQFYTESLRASTLERLQLENQLRKAIEEQQLMVYYQPKLCVLSGHVNAAEALVRWQHPERGMVPPGEFIGMAEETGLIAPIGEFVLRQACKQARQWQRQGLEVRVSVNLSVYQLRQGKLVSLVRQMLEDTGLAPNLLELELTESQLLDSVEHIISTFQQLHALGVKLAIDDFGTGYSSLSYLKRLPVDYLKIDQAFIRGLHQGSQDAAITQAIITLSKSLGMKVVAEGVETAEQLAFLREHGCDEVQGYLISRPIPEQEFRQMLARPWGNEGG, from the coding sequence ATGGCCAGGAAGGTCCGCAGGCAGTTTGCCACTCAACTTTCCGTCGAGCGGACGCGGCTGCTGTACCAAGGCTCTTTGTTGCCGACATTGTTCATGCTGCTCAACGGCCTGCTGTGCGCTTGGCTGTTGTGGACGCCTGGGCGCTATCTGATGGTGGCCGTTTGCCTGGCCTGGCTGCTGGCGCTGGTTGCGCTCAGGGTGATCCAGGTGGCGGCGTTCGACTCGGCCGACCCGCAGCGTCAGGCCGAGCCGGTATGGCGGCGCATGTTCCTGGTCGGTTCGGCATTCAGCGGCATGACCTTGGCCTGCGCGGCGATCGCTTTGGTGCCGCAGCACAACTTCGAGCAGCAGGCCTGGGCATTCGGCTTGCTGGCGATGGCCAGCCTGAGTGCAAGCATCGCTTATGCTGTCAGCCTGCCGGCTTTTCTCAGTTTTGCGTTGCCCTGTCTGCTGCCGCCGATCCTCTTCCTGTTCTTTTTCGACGCAGGGCAGCGTGGGTGGGGCTGGTTCTGCCTGATCCTGCTAGCCACGCTGCTGGTGGTGGCCTGGCAGGTCAACCGGCTGCTCGACCGCAGTTTGCTGCGGCGGTTTCAGAACCAGTCACTGAACCAGGACTTGCAACGGATTTCTGCACAGAAGGTGCTTGAGGAACAGCAGCGCCTTGCCTCCACGGTTTTCGAGGCATGCAATGAGGGGGTGGTGATTCTGAGCGCTGATTTTGTGGTGCTTGCGGTGAACCAGGCGTACTGCCAGATGACTGGATATCTACGTTGCGAATCGCTTGCCAGTGCGCTGTTCGAGCTGCCCTGTCACAGCGATGCCCGGCGGCACAGCCAGGCCATTGAGGTGGCGCTGCGCCAGCAAGGTGGGTGGCAGGGCGAACTGGTCGAAGCCCGCAAGCATGGCCAGCTGTATCCGCAGTGGCTACAACTGACGGCTGTGCGCAACTCCAGCGGCCAGCTGAGCCAAGTAGTCGGCTTCTTCACCGACCTGTCGGCGCGTCGAGCCTTTGAAGAGCGCCTGCGTTACCTGGCCCATTACGACGAGCTCACCGGGCTGGCCAACCGATCACTGTTCCGTTTGCGTTTGCTGGACGCCGCACGGCGCGTACGCAGCAATGGCCGCAGCCTGGCCTTGCTGCACATAGACTTGGACCGTTTCAAACTGCTTAACGAAAGCCTTGGCCATGAACTGGCCGACCAGCTGATTCAAAAGGTTGCTCGGCGCATTGTCAGTACCTTGCCCGAGGCCGATACCGTGGCGCGCCTTTCTGGCGATGAGTTCGCCGTGCTCTTCGATGGCTACAGCAACCTGTCGAGCCTGGTACGGGTCACCACCCGCTTGTTGAACAAGTTGCGCAAGCCACAGCGGCTAGATGGCCACGAGGTGGTGATAAGTGCATCGGTAGGTATCAGTGTACTGGCTGATGCCACGCTCGATGCCGAAGCCATGATTGGCCAGGCAGACATGGCCAAACAGCATGCCAAGCACTTGGGCGGCGACAATTTCCAGTTCTATACCGAAAGCCTGCGAGCCAGCACGCTTGAGCGCTTGCAGTTGGAAAACCAGCTGCGCAAGGCTATCGAAGAACAGCAGCTGATGGTGTATTACCAACCCAAGCTGTGCGTGCTTAGCGGGCACGTCAATGCCGCCGAGGCACTGGTGCGCTGGCAGCATCCTGAGCGGGGGATGGTGCCTCCAGGGGAGTTCATCGGCATGGCCGAGGAAACTGGGCTGATTGCCCCGATCGGCGAATTCGTGCTGCGCCAGGCCTGCAAGCAAGCCCGGCAATGGCAACGGCAGGGCCTGGAAGTGCGGGTTTCTGTCAACCTTTCGGTCTACCAGCTGCGCCAGGGCAAGCTGGTCAGCCTGGTGCGCCAGATGCTCGAAGACACCGGGCTGGCGCCGAATTTGCTGGAGTTGGAGCTCACCGAAAGCCAGTTGCTCGACAGCGTCGAGCACATCATTTCGACCTTCCAGCAGTTACATGCCCTTGGGGTGAAGCTGGCCATCGACGACTTTGGCACCGGCTATTCGTCATTGAGTTACCTCAAACGCCTGCCGGTGGATTACTTGAAGATCGACCAGGCCTTCATCCGCGGCCTTCACCAAGGCAGCCAAGATGCCGCCATTACTCAGGCGATCATCACGTTGTCCAAGAGCCTGGGCATGAAGGTGGTCGCCGAAGGGGTGGAAACGGCGGAGCAACTGGCGTTTCTTCGAGAGCATGGGTGTGACGAGGTGCAGGGCTACCTGATCAGCAGGCCAATCCCGGAGCAAGAGTTTCGCCAGATGCTGGCCCGGCCATGGGGCAATGAGGGCGGTTAG
- the uvrD gene encoding DNA helicase II, protein MQTDDLSLLLNSLNDAQRQAVAASLGRQLVLAGAGSGKTRVLVHRIAWLIQVEQASPHSILSVTFTNKAAAEMRQRIEQLLGINPAGMWVGTFHGLAHRLLRAHWQEARLVQNFQILDSDDQQRLVKRVMRELGLDEQKWPARQAQWFINGQKDEGLRPQHIQPGGDLFLQTMRDVYSAYEQACERAGVIDFSELLLRALDLWRDHPGLLEHYQRRFRHLLVDEFQDTNAVQYAWLRLLAGKDGGSLMAVGDDDQSIYGWRGAKIENIHQYTADFPDAETIRLEQNYRSTGGILKAANALIANNSGRLGKELWTDMGEGEPLTLYAAYNEHDEARYVVETIESLIKQGSARNDIAILYRSNAQSRVLEEALLRERIPYRIYGGQRFFERAEIKNAMAYLRLIEGRGNDAALERVINVPPRGIGEKTVEAIREHARHSQLSMWEAMCQLVSAKALKGRAASALGAFIELIEGLASKVAEMPLHTMTQTAIEQSGLIIYHQEEKGEKGQARVENLEELVSAARNFETSEDDADLSPLSAFLGHASLEAGDAQADEHEDSIQLMTLHSAKGLEFPYVFLVGMEEGLFPHKMSLEEPGRLEEERRLAYVGITRAMRQLIMTYAETRRLYGSETYNKVSRFVREIPSGLVQEVRLSNSVSRPFGGSTATSSNLFANANIPQTTFNLGQRVQHAVFGEGIILNFEGSGAQARVQVNFAEGSKWLMLGYAKLEAI, encoded by the coding sequence ATGCAAACAGACGACCTCTCCCTCCTGCTGAATTCCCTGAACGATGCCCAACGCCAGGCCGTCGCGGCCTCGCTTGGGCGTCAGCTGGTGCTTGCTGGCGCCGGCTCCGGTAAAACCCGCGTGCTGGTGCACCGTATCGCCTGGTTGATCCAGGTCGAGCAGGCCTCGCCGCACTCGATTCTGTCGGTGACCTTCACCAACAAGGCTGCTGCCGAAATGCGCCAGCGAATCGAGCAATTGCTGGGCATCAACCCGGCCGGCATGTGGGTAGGTACCTTCCACGGTCTAGCCCACCGCCTGCTGCGGGCGCACTGGCAAGAGGCGCGCCTGGTGCAGAATTTCCAGATTCTCGACAGCGACGACCAGCAGCGGCTGGTCAAGCGGGTCATGCGCGAATTGGGCCTGGACGAGCAGAAGTGGCCGGCGCGTCAGGCCCAGTGGTTCATCAACGGGCAGAAGGACGAGGGCCTGCGCCCGCAACATATCCAGCCCGGGGGCGATCTTTTCCTGCAGACCATGCGCGATGTCTACAGTGCCTATGAACAGGCATGCGAGCGCGCCGGGGTCATCGACTTTTCCGAATTGCTACTGCGCGCCCTGGATCTGTGGCGCGACCACCCCGGCCTGCTGGAACACTATCAACGGCGCTTCCGCCACCTGCTGGTGGACGAGTTCCAGGACACCAACGCCGTGCAGTACGCCTGGCTGCGCCTACTGGCAGGCAAAGACGGCGGCAGCCTGATGGCCGTAGGCGACGACGACCAGTCCATTTATGGCTGGCGCGGTGCCAAGATCGAAAACATTCACCAGTACACCGCCGACTTCCCAGACGCCGAAACGATTCGCCTGGAGCAGAACTATCGCTCCACCGGGGGCATACTCAAGGCCGCGAACGCTTTGATCGCCAACAACAGCGGGCGCCTGGGCAAGGAACTGTGGACCGATATGGGCGAAGGCGAGCCACTGACGCTGTACGCGGCCTATAACGAGCACGATGAAGCCCGCTATGTAGTGGAAACCATCGAAAGCCTGATCAAACAAGGCAGCGCACGCAACGACATCGCCATTCTGTATCGTTCCAACGCCCAATCACGGGTGCTGGAGGAGGCTCTGCTGCGCGAGCGCATTCCCTATCGCATCTATGGCGGCCAGCGCTTCTTCGAACGCGCCGAAATCAAGAACGCCATGGCTTACTTGCGTCTGATCGAAGGCCGCGGCAACGATGCCGCACTCGAACGGGTCATCAACGTGCCGCCACGGGGCATCGGCGAAAAGACTGTCGAAGCCATTCGCGAGCACGCCCGCCACAGCCAGCTGTCCATGTGGGAAGCGATGTGCCAGCTGGTATCTGCCAAAGCGCTCAAAGGCCGCGCCGCTTCCGCGCTTGGCGCGTTCATCGAGTTGATCGAGGGCCTGGCCAGCAAAGTGGCCGAAATGCCTCTGCACACCATGACCCAAACCGCCATCGAGCAGTCGGGGCTGATCATCTATCACCAGGAAGAAAAAGGTGAAAAGGGCCAGGCACGGGTAGAAAACCTTGAAGAACTGGTCAGCGCGGCGCGCAACTTCGAAACCAGCGAAGACGATGCGGACCTGTCGCCGCTTTCGGCCTTCCTTGGCCACGCCTCGCTGGAGGCTGGCGATGCCCAGGCCGACGAGCACGAAGACAGCATCCAGCTGATGACCCTGCACAGCGCCAAAGGCCTGGAGTTCCCCTATGTGTTCCTGGTGGGCATGGAGGAAGGCCTGTTCCCGCACAAGATGAGCCTGGAAGAGCCCGGCCGCCTGGAAGAGGAGCGTCGCCTGGCCTATGTCGGGATCACCCGCGCCATGCGCCAGCTGATCATGACCTACGCCGAAACCCGCCGTCTTTATGGCAGCGAGACCTACAACAAGGTGTCTCGTTTCGTACGCGAAATTCCCAGCGGGTTAGTTCAGGAAGTTCGCCTTTCCAACAGTGTCAGCCGCCCGTTTGGTGGTTCAACTGCCACGAGCAGCAACCTGTTCGCCAATGCCAATATTCCGCAAACCACGTTCAACCTCGGCCAGCGCGTGCAGCATGCAGTGTTTGGCGAAGGCATCATCCTCAATTTCGAGGGCTCCGGCGCCCAGGCGCGGGTGCAGGTGAATTTTGCAGAAGGCAGTAAATGGCTCATGCTTGGGTACGCCAAACTCGAGGCCATTTAA
- a CDS encoding Tim44 domain-containing protein — protein MQRFLSIALALCVGLTLSLDANAKRFGGGKSSGSAPIHQTRQATPTTPAAAPTAPGRAPAATSGASRWLGPLAGLAAGGLLASMFMGDGFQGMQIMDFLIIGLIAFLVFRFIAARRRQQQPQMAAPGHAPLQREAHGQPAQPSIFGGSAAPAATAAPVINAPAWFNEQSFLAAARSHFQSLQQHWDANEMDKIAEFVTPQMLEFLKRERADLGDGFQSTYIDDLDVQLDGVDDRADRTDATLTFRGVSKTSRFDQGEAFSESWHMVRAQGENQPWLVAGIRQNG, from the coding sequence ATGCAACGTTTTCTTAGCATCGCACTGGCGCTCTGCGTCGGCCTGACGCTGAGCCTGGACGCCAACGCCAAGCGTTTCGGCGGCGGCAAGAGTTCGGGCTCCGCGCCTATCCACCAGACCCGCCAGGCTACGCCAACCACGCCTGCAGCCGCACCGACTGCGCCTGGCCGCGCACCGGCCGCCACCAGCGGTGCTTCGCGCTGGCTGGGCCCACTGGCCGGCCTCGCCGCCGGTGGCCTGCTGGCTTCCATGTTCATGGGTGACGGCTTCCAGGGCATGCAGATCATGGACTTCCTGATCATCGGCCTGATCGCCTTCCTGGTATTCCGCTTCATTGCAGCACGCCGTCGCCAGCAGCAGCCGCAAATGGCCGCGCCAGGTCACGCGCCGCTCCAGCGTGAAGCCCATGGCCAGCCTGCTCAGCCTTCGATCTTCGGCGGTTCGGCAGCGCCTGCTGCCACAGCCGCGCCGGTGATCAATGCCCCGGCCTGGTTCAACGAGCAAAGCTTCCTTGCCGCAGCCCGCAGCCACTTCCAGTCGCTGCAGCAGCACTGGGATGCCAATGAAATGGACAAGATCGCAGAGTTCGTCACACCGCAAATGCTCGAGTTCCTCAAGCGCGAGCGTGCTGACCTGGGTGACGGCTTCCAGTCCACCTACATCGATGACCTCGACGTGCAGCTCGATGGCGTCGACGATCGTGCCGACCGCACCGACGCCACCCTTACCTTCCGTGGCGTGTCGAAGACTTCGCGCTTCGACCAGGGCGAAGCTTTCAGCGAAAGCTGGCACATGGTGCGCGCCCAGGGCGAGAACCAGCCTTGGCTGGTGGCCGGTATCCGCCAAAACGGTTAA
- a CDS encoding SMI1/KNR4 family protein codes for MEEVIEQLREANEPVPVPLELPDEDQLVEIEEQLFINIPFVFKEFLLTVSDVVYGSLEPVTCTDPQSHTFLPDVAANAWEAGVPRDLIPLCQDGDSYYCVEEDGTVVLWDGDEEAITEESWESVWHWARDVWLES; via the coding sequence GTGGAAGAAGTGATCGAACAACTCCGTGAAGCCAATGAACCCGTGCCAGTGCCACTGGAGCTTCCCGATGAGGATCAACTGGTCGAAATCGAAGAACAGCTGTTCATCAACATTCCGTTCGTTTTCAAAGAGTTTCTGCTGACGGTCAGCGATGTGGTTTATGGCTCCCTGGAGCCTGTGACCTGCACCGACCCGCAGTCCCACACCTTTTTGCCTGATGTGGCCGCCAACGCCTGGGAAGCGGGCGTACCGCGCGACCTTATCCCCCTGTGCCAGGACGGCGATAGCTATTACTGTGTCGAGGAAGACGGCACCGTGGTGCTCTGGGATGGCGATGAAGAAGCCATCACTGAAGAAAGCTGGGAATCGGTGTGGCACTGGGCACGGGACGTCTGGCTGGAGAGCTGA
- a CDS encoding cation:proton antiporter, giving the protein MHAISFIQDLAVIMLVAGVVTILFHRLKQPVVLGYIVAGFIIGPHTPPFGLIHDEDTIKTLAELGVIFLMFCLGLEFSLRKLFKVGATAFIAAFLEIVLMIWIGFEIGRWFGWSTMDSLFLGAILAISSTTIIVKALNDLKMKNERFAQLIFGVLIVEDILGIGIIALLSGIAVSGSVSSGEVFSTVGKLSLFMIVALVIGILLVPRLLAYVAKFESNEMLLITVLGLCFGFCLLVVKLEYSMVLGAFLIGAIMAESRQLLKIERLIEPVRDLFSAIFFVAIGLMIDPQVLVDYAWPIVVITLAVVLGKMLSCGMGAFIAGNDGRTSLRVGMGLSQIGEFSFIIAALGMTLQVTSDFLYPVAVAVSAITTLLTPYLIRAADPLSHKLGHMVPGRLARVLSLYGEWLRSIQPQGEGAMLAAMIRRILLQVGVNLALVIAIFFSGGYFAARIGAWLSEWVTDVSQQKALIWGAALLLSLPFLIAAYRKLKALSMLLAEMGVKPEMAGRHTQRVRRVVAEVIPLLSLLVIFLLLSALSASILPTSELLLVIAVVAAVVVALLWRWFIRVHSRMQIALLETLENSRDHSH; this is encoded by the coding sequence ATGCATGCCATCAGCTTCATCCAGGACCTGGCAGTGATAATGCTGGTCGCAGGTGTCGTGACGATTCTTTTTCATCGGTTGAAACAGCCCGTGGTGCTGGGCTACATCGTCGCAGGCTTCATCATCGGGCCACACACCCCGCCCTTTGGGCTGATCCATGACGAAGACACGATCAAGACCCTGGCCGAGCTTGGGGTGATTTTCCTGATGTTCTGTCTTGGCCTGGAATTCAGCCTGCGCAAGCTGTTCAAGGTCGGTGCCACGGCGTTCATCGCGGCGTTCCTGGAAATCGTGCTGATGATCTGGATCGGTTTTGAGATCGGCCGGTGGTTCGGTTGGAGTACCATGGACTCGCTGTTCCTCGGTGCCATCCTGGCGATTTCCTCGACGACCATCATCGTCAAGGCGCTCAACGACTTGAAGATGAAGAACGAGCGCTTCGCCCAGTTGATCTTCGGGGTGTTGATCGTCGAAGACATTCTCGGCATTGGCATCATCGCCTTGCTTTCAGGCATCGCCGTAAGTGGTTCGGTGAGCTCCGGCGAGGTGTTCTCGACCGTCGGCAAGTTGTCGCTATTCATGATCGTGGCGCTGGTCATCGGCATTCTGCTGGTGCCGCGGCTGCTGGCCTATGTGGCCAAATTCGAAAGCAACGAGATGTTGTTGATCACAGTGCTGGGCCTGTGTTTCGGCTTCTGCTTGCTGGTCGTGAAGCTCGAGTACAGCATGGTACTGGGAGCCTTCCTGATCGGTGCGATCATGGCTGAATCGCGCCAGTTGCTGAAGATCGAGCGGCTGATCGAGCCGGTACGGGACTTGTTCAGCGCAATTTTCTTCGTTGCCATCGGCCTGATGATCGACCCCCAGGTGCTGGTCGATTACGCCTGGCCTATCGTGGTCATCACCCTGGCTGTGGTACTGGGCAAAATGCTGTCGTGCGGCATGGGCGCCTTCATAGCCGGTAACGATGGGCGGACCTCGCTGCGCGTAGGTATGGGCCTTTCGCAGATCGGTGAATTTTCGTTCATCATCGCGGCGCTTGGGATGACGCTGCAGGTCACCAGTGACTTTCTCTACCCTGTGGCAGTGGCGGTGTCTGCCATTACCACGCTGCTGACGCCTTACCTGATTCGCGCTGCCGACCCGCTTTCGCACAAGCTGGGTCATATGGTGCCAGGGCGTCTGGCGCGGGTGTTATCGCTTTATGGAGAATGGTTGCGCAGTATTCAGCCGCAAGGAGAAGGCGCCATGCTGGCGGCCATGATTCGGCGTATCTTGTTGCAGGTAGGTGTCAATCTGGCGCTGGTGATCGCAATCTTCTTCAGCGGCGGTTATTTCGCTGCGCGCATTGGCGCCTGGCTCAGCGAGTGGGTGACGGATGTCAGCCAGCAGAAGGCGCTGATCTGGGGCGCAGCATTGCTGCTGTCACTGCCGTTTCTGATTGCGGCTTATCGCAAGCTCAAAGCCCTGTCCATGCTGCTGGCCGAGATGGGGGTCAAGCCGGAAATGGCCGGGCGGCATACCCAGCGTGTGCGCCGGGTGGTGGCCGAGGTGATTCCGCTGCTCTCGCTGCTGGTGATCTTCCTGCTGCTGTCGGCCTTGTCGGCGAGCATCCTGCCGACCAGCGAGCTGTTGCTGGTGATTGCAGTGGTAGCAGCGGTGGTGGTGGCACTGCTGTGGCGCTGGTTTATCCGCGTGCATTCACGCATGCAGATAGCCTTGCTGGAAACGCTGGAGAACAGTCGCGACCACTCTCACTGA
- a CDS encoding acyl-CoA thioesterase encodes MEPGNAQLSMTVLMTPDMANFSGNVHGGTLLKYLDEVAYACASRYAGSYVVTLSVDQVIFREPVHVGELVTFLASVNYTGNTSMEVGIKVITENIRERSVRHSNSCFFTMVAVDDNRRPVPVPARQPQSSEEKRRFLQGQQRRQIRQELEKRYQNLKTDSI; translated from the coding sequence ATGGAACCTGGAAACGCCCAGCTGAGCATGACCGTCCTGATGACCCCGGACATGGCCAACTTTTCTGGCAACGTACACGGCGGCACCTTGCTCAAATACCTCGACGAAGTGGCCTACGCCTGCGCCAGCCGCTATGCCGGCAGCTATGTGGTGACCTTGTCGGTTGACCAGGTGATCTTCCGCGAGCCGGTGCACGTCGGCGAACTGGTGACCTTCCTGGCCTCAGTCAACTACACCGGCAATACCTCGATGGAAGTGGGCATCAAAGTAATCACGGAGAACATCCGCGAGCGCTCGGTACGCCACTCCAATAGCTGCTTCTTCACCATGGTTGCAGTAGATGACAACCGTCGCCCGGTGCCGGTCCCTGCGCGCCAGCCGCAGTCCAGCGAAGAGAAACGCCGCTTCCTGCAAGGCCAGCAACGCCGGCAGATCCGTCAGGAACTGGAAAAACGCTACCAGAACCTGAAAACCGATTCGATCTAG